The DNA sequence CCTCTCCATCCTATTTCTTCTAATCCTCCTCCAAATATCATAACTGGAGTTATCCAACTTAAAAAGATTAAAGGAGAGTTAAGTAATACCTTATGCTCCTTAAAGAAACTAATTACAATAAAAGGAATACTCCATAAAATTAGAGATGTTATTAATACGTATAAATAATCTCTAAAACTTTTTTTTATATTTATACAGCTTCTTAAGAAAGCCTTAAATTCCGACTTAGAATAAAATTTTTTCTTAACCAATAAGCCAGCTATAGATGGCGAATACCCTGATAAACCATAAAATATCATGAATACAGGTGAACCGTATTTGATGATTCCAAGTTGAGTAAGAGGTATAGTTACACTAAAAGCTATAGTACAAATGATTACCACAATGATAAAAAAGTATTTGATTTCTTTTGATAAAATCATTTTATAACCTCCGAATTTAGCTAAAGTTTTAAATTACATTGTAATAATAACAATATAAATTTAACAATACAATGCAAAATAAATTAATCTAAATTTAGAAAAAATTTAAAATATAATTAGTGAATGACAAAAAAATAATTTATTAAAGATAGTATTGCCGTAATTAAGAAGCATAAAGCAATTACTATTAAATTTCTTTTTTTATGCATCATAATTATTGCTATATATTCACGAATTAATGCATTAGGTAGAAAATATAATGCTGTTTTAGAACCTATGCCTTGGCTGTTAAGATTAGCCATTTTAGAATAAAGGCCAGCTCTAAATACATGATAATTATTAGTTACAAAGATACTTTTGTATCCAGTGGGCATTAATTTATCCATTATTGATTTTGAAAATTTCATGTTTTGTAAAGTATTTACGGATTTATCTTCTACTAAGGTATTTTCCTTCGGAATTCCTTTGCTTATAGCACATTTTTTCATAGCTAATCCTTCTGAAATCATCTCATCTGGACCTTGACCACCAGAAAAAATTATTTTAGGTGGAGAATTAACTATGGATTGCTCATTATAAAACCTAATAGCTTTATCTATTCTACTTGCAAGTAAAGGAGGAACTTTATCCCCTATAACTCTGCTTCCTAAAACTACAATAAAGTCTTGATTTTTTTTAGGTCTATTAAATTGTGAAATAAATGAAATCATTAAAAAGTTAAATATACTAAATAAGAAGTAAATTTCTACTAATACAAATCCACTTAAAAATATATTTAAATCAGGAGATAAAAATTTCCCAGGGTTAAATATAACTAAAATAACATGTAATAATAGTGCTATGCCTAAAAATAAAGTTAGTAAATTAGGTAGTTTTTTACTTTCTTTTTTCATTACGATTTTAGCATTTATAAACAAACCAATTATAAGAGCATAAATACCAAATGTAATTACTATTAAAAATAATAAGAAAAGGATTAAAAATAATATTATTAATATTTTACTTTGAGAAGCAAAAGCTATATAAGTAAATGTTATTAGAACTGAAAAAATAAATAAATTAAATAGAAAACCATTAATAAGTTTTCTTTTATCGTTTAAATAAGACATAAGAAATATTGCTAAAGTTATTAATGGAAAAATCAATATGAAGTTCATAGTTCACCTCCAAATTAAACTGATATTTTAATATAAATATACCCAAATAATATCTAAAAAGATGTATCATATAAAAATAAATTTAAAATTGAAAATTAAGAAAATTGAAAAAATAATATTGTGAATGATATAATACTATTAAAATAATAAATTTACATTTATAGGGGGTTATATATTGGGGAAGTATTTAGTTAGAATAATTAAAAATATTATATTAATAATTTTAATAGCTTATGGATATATGTATTTTACAGAAAGCTTACATGTAACTAATGAACCTATTTTTAAATTGATAGTTATAACTTTTTTATTTTCAAGCATGATTATAATAGGGCTTAAATTATTTTTTGAAAATAATAAAATAGATAATAATATAGATATAGACTAAAGGTAATTGTATTTGATATATATTTCTTGTAATATAAAATAAAAATTATTAAGTTTAACAAAGAGAGGGAATTATATGCAAAAGATAGTTGCTATATGTGAAAGTATAGAATGTGGAAGTCTTTTAAAAGATGAAAGTGTTAAATTAGGATATGAATTTAAATTTGAAATTCAAGAAGGTAATGAAATATTAAATAAATTATCAGACGAAGAAATAAAATCAGCAAAAACAGTTTTATTTGCAATAAATAAAAGTATAGAAGAAGTAGAAGACATTGAAAGGTTTATAGATGTTGAATATTATGAAGTTCAACCTAGTATAGTAATGAGTAGTGCTCACCAAGTAATAAAAGAAATAGCTGATGATATAAGCTAATAAAGGACTGTGAATTCACAGTTCTTTTTTATTTAAAATAAAAAAATATAAAAAAATAAAATTAAATTTTAAAAAAGTGTTGACGTTATTAAATTGAGATGGTATAGTATTACTTGTCCTTAAGAAAAGGGCAAACATGAACTTTGAAAATTAAACAGTAGGTTAATTATATAAATTCTTTTTAAAGAATTAAACAACAAACAACCAAGCCAGATATTCAGATAATGANNNNNNNNNNNNNNNNNNNNNNNNNNNNNNNNNNNNNNNNNNNNNNNNNNNNNNNNNNNNNNNNNNNNNNNNNNNNNNNNNNNNNNNNNNNNNNNNNNNNCACAGAAGTTAAGCTCTTTAGCGCCGATGGTACTTGGTGGGAAGCTGCCTGGGAGAGTAGGACGTAGCCACGTAATCTTTTTTTATTTAAGCTAATTATTATAAAAAGAAGTGCAAAAGCGCTTCTTTTTATTTTATTAAAATTGAATAAAAATACAAAATCTAATAAATAATTAAAGTACAAACAAAATATTTGGAGGATTCTATGTATAGAGTAAATTTAAGATATAAGGATTTTGAAAGCTTAGATAAAAATGTATTATTTGACTGTGAGGATTTTAATATAAATCGTGATATATATGAATTTAAAAATATAGTTATAGATCAATGTATTTTAAAAGATTTAGAAATAAAAAATGAAGATATAACATTTATAAAAATAATGTAATAGGTATGTAGAGCTACATACCTATTACATTATTTTTATGCAGTAGCAATGATAAGCGTATCATGATTAATATGTTATAATTATCTTATAAAGGAAGGTAAAGTGTATGAATTTAATAGTAAAAGATATTTATAATGATAATAAGTTTAATGATTTGTTAAAAAAATATATAGAATTTGCGAGTATAAAAGGAATTAGAACTGGAAATATATTATTCTTAGTTCCAAATAACAAGATAAAACGAGAATATGATAAAAATATAAATTTAAATATAAGTGAAGAAATAAAAACAACTACGTATATATCTTT is a window from the Paraclostridium sordellii genome containing:
- a CDS encoding putative pTS system, IIB component, which produces MQKIVAICESIECGSLLKDESVKLGYEFKFEIQEGNEILNKLSDEEIKSAKTVLFAINKSIEEVEDIERFIDVEYYEVQPSIVMSSAHQVIKEIADDIS
- a CDS encoding YdcF family protein — protein: MNFILIFPLITLAIFLMSYLNDKRKLINGFLFNLFIFSVLITFTYIAFASQSKILIILFLILFLLFLIVITFGIYALIIGLFINAKIVMKKESKKLPNLLTLFLGIALLLHVILVIFNPGKFLSPDLNIFLSGFVLVEIYFLFSIFNFLMISFISQFNRPKKNQDFIVVLGSRVIGDKVPPLLASRIDKAIRFYNEQSIVNSPPKIIFSGGQGPDEMISEGLAMKKCAISKGIPKENTLVEDKSVNTLQNMKFSKSIMDKLMPTGYKSIFVTNNYHVFRAGLYSKMANLNSQGIGSKTALYFLPNALIREYIAIIMMHKKRNLIVIALCFLITAILSLINYFFVIH
- a CDS encoding CPBP family intramembrane glutamic endopeptidase; protein product: MILSKEIKYFFIIVVIICTIAFSVTIPLTQLGIIKYGSPVFMIFYGLSGYSPSIAGLLVKKKFYSKSEFKAFLRSCINIKKSFRDYLYVLITSLILWSIPFIVISFFKEHKVLLNSPLIFLSWITPVMIFGGGLEEIGWRGVLLPKLLCRFSSIKSSLIIGIIWSIWHIPLWFISGSPQQELNFLPFALSCIASSFVLTFIYTQTKSIWLCILFHALDNACSYIFTYSVDMHIIISVITALVGLFILKFSNNHLKTKIS